From the Leucobacter denitrificans genome, one window contains:
- the atpD gene encoding F0F1 ATP synthase subunit beta → MTDQATTKVAGRIARVTGPVVDIEFPHDAIPGVYNALETTVNMGEGSEPFTLVLEVAQHLGDNLVRAIALKPTDGLVRGQEVIDTGDSITVPVGDVTKGKVFDVTGNVLNLPEGETLEVSERWSIHREPPAFDQLESKTQLFETGIKSIDLLTPYVQGGKIGLFGGAGVGKTVLIQEMIQRVAQDHGGVSVFAGVGERTREGNDLIHEMDEAGVFDKTALVFGQMDEPPGTRLRVALSALTMAEYFRDVQKQDVLLFIDNIFRFTQAGSEVSTLLGRMPSAVGYQPNLADEMGILQERITSTRGHSITSLQAIYVPADDYTDPAPATTFAHLDATTELSREIASQGLYPAIDPLTSSSRIMDPRYLGADHYRVATTVKQILQKNKELQEIIAILGVDELSEEDKITVSRARRIQQFLSQNTYMAKKFTGVEGSTVPLKETIESFDAIARGDFDHVAEQAFFNVGGISDVEEKWAQMQKDMA, encoded by the coding sequence ATGACCGATCAGGCCACCACGAAGGTCGCCGGGCGCATCGCTCGAGTTACCGGCCCCGTCGTCGACATTGAGTTTCCGCACGACGCGATTCCCGGTGTTTACAACGCGCTCGAGACGACCGTAAACATGGGTGAGGGCTCAGAACCCTTCACCCTCGTGCTCGAGGTTGCACAGCACCTCGGCGACAACCTTGTTCGCGCCATCGCACTGAAGCCAACTGACGGCCTCGTGCGTGGCCAGGAAGTTATCGACACCGGTGACTCAATCACCGTTCCCGTCGGTGACGTCACCAAGGGCAAGGTATTCGACGTTACCGGTAACGTCCTCAACCTCCCAGAAGGCGAAACCCTCGAGGTTTCAGAGCGTTGGAGCATCCACCGCGAGCCACCAGCATTCGACCAGCTCGAGTCGAAGACTCAGCTCTTCGAGACCGGCATCAAGTCGATCGACCTCCTCACGCCGTACGTGCAGGGTGGAAAGATTGGCCTCTTCGGTGGTGCTGGAGTTGGTAAGACCGTCCTCATCCAGGAAATGATTCAGCGTGTTGCGCAGGACCACGGTGGTGTGTCTGTGTTCGCTGGTGTCGGCGAGCGTACCCGTGAGGGTAACGATCTCATCCACGAAATGGACGAGGCTGGCGTCTTCGACAAGACCGCACTCGTGTTCGGCCAGATGGATGAGCCACCCGGGACCCGTCTCCGCGTTGCACTGTCGGCACTCACCATGGCTGAGTACTTCCGTGACGTGCAGAAGCAAGACGTGCTGCTCTTCATCGACAACATCTTCCGCTTTACCCAGGCAGGTTCTGAGGTCTCGACGCTGCTCGGCCGCATGCCTTCAGCTGTGGGCTACCAGCCGAACCTTGCCGACGAGATGGGCATCCTTCAGGAGCGCATTACCTCGACTCGCGGTCACTCGATTACGTCGCTTCAGGCAATTTACGTTCCTGCTGACGACTACACCGACCCGGCTCCGGCAACCACGTTCGCTCACCTCGATGCAACGACCGAGCTTTCGCGTGAGATCGCTTCGCAGGGTCTGTACCCAGCAATTGATCCGCTCACCTCGTCTTCGCGCATCATGGATCCACGCTACTTGGGCGCTGACCACTACCGCGTCGCAACCACGGTGAAGCAGATTCTCCAGAAGAACAAGGAACTCCAGGAGATCATCGCGATCCTCGGTGTTGACGAGCTCTCTGAAGAAGACAAGATCACCGTATCGCGCGCACGTCGCATCCAGCAGTTCCTCTCGCAGAACACCTACATGGCGAAGAAGTTCACCGGTGTCGAGGGTTCGACGGTTCCGCTCAAGGAGACCATCGAGTCGTTCGACGCAATTGCACGCGGCGACTTCGACCACGTCGCAGAGCAGGCATTCTTCAACGTCGGTGGAATCTCTGATGTTGAAGAGAAGTGGGCTCAGATGCAGAAGGATATGGCCTAA
- a CDS encoding OsmC family protein, translating to MKDEHEYRVEVEWVGNRGTGTSGYREYGRELLIRAEGKAELEGSADPTFHGDRDRWNPEELLVTALAQCHMLSYLHMAVKAGVVVTAYRDEATGTMKQEGLGGAFTEVTLHPVVTVQDASMVDAAMAAHAEAYKVCFIARSVNFPVHHEPVIEVAG from the coding sequence ATGAAAGACGAGCACGAATACCGGGTCGAGGTCGAGTGGGTCGGAAACCGGGGCACCGGCACGAGCGGGTACCGGGAGTACGGGCGCGAGTTGCTCATTCGGGCCGAAGGAAAGGCAGAGCTTGAGGGGTCCGCAGATCCAACATTTCATGGTGATCGCGACCGATGGAACCCCGAAGAATTGCTCGTAACCGCGCTCGCTCAGTGCCACATGCTGTCGTACCTGCACATGGCGGTGAAGGCGGGTGTCGTCGTGACCGCTTATCGTGACGAAGCGACCGGCACGATGAAACAGGAGGGACTCGGTGGGGCATTCACCGAGGTGACGCTGCACCCGGTGGTCACGGTGCAAGACGCAAGTATGGTCGATGCCGCGATGGCCGCGCACGCCGAGGCCTACAAGGTGTGCTTTATCGCGAGATCGGTGAATTTTCCGGTGCATCACGAGCCCGTGATTGAGGTCGCTGGGTAA
- a CDS encoding DsbA family oxidoreductase: MGVVTHMVESATQEPAINISVWFDVRCPWCYLGKRRLERAIEQFEQRIPGVPVNVQHHSFELAPGIAERFEGGEAEYLLQYEGVPLEQSARTLPALEQLAAVEDVDIRFDTVKNGNTRKAHRVYQYAQNQGLGEEFLERMFAAYFSESADLSLTNVLGTLAADVGLDGEAAEAAAESEEWDPLVKKDHVRAQMLGSGGVPFALVNAKYSISGAQEAEIVAAALVTVAERDLGITAKGQSEEHSGE, encoded by the coding sequence GTGGGCGTTGTAACCCACATGGTCGAGTCGGCTACACAAGAACCGGCGATCAACATTAGCGTCTGGTTCGACGTACGTTGCCCGTGGTGCTACCTCGGGAAGCGAAGACTTGAGCGCGCAATTGAACAGTTCGAGCAGCGGATTCCCGGTGTTCCTGTCAATGTGCAGCACCACAGTTTCGAACTCGCTCCCGGCATTGCCGAGCGTTTTGAGGGTGGCGAGGCCGAGTATCTATTGCAGTACGAGGGAGTTCCGCTCGAGCAGTCGGCACGCACGCTCCCAGCGCTAGAGCAACTTGCCGCAGTCGAAGACGTTGACATTCGCTTCGATACTGTGAAGAACGGGAACACCCGCAAGGCCCACCGCGTATATCAGTACGCGCAAAATCAGGGTCTCGGCGAGGAATTTCTTGAGCGCATGTTCGCGGCGTATTTCAGTGAGTCGGCGGATCTCTCGTTGACGAATGTGCTTGGTACGCTGGCGGCTGACGTGGGGCTCGATGGCGAGGCCGCAGAGGCCGCTGCGGAGTCCGAGGAGTGGGATCCACTCGTCAAAAAGGATCACGTGCGTGCGCAAATGCTTGGCTCAGGTGGCGTGCCCTTCGCGCTCGTGAATGCGAAGTACTCAATTTCTGGCGCGCAGGAGGCAGAGATCGTTGCTGCGGCGCTCGTGACTGTGGCAGAGCGCGACCTCGGGATCACCGCCAAGGGGCAGAGTGAGGAACACTCCGGCGAATAG
- the metG gene encoding methionine--tRNA ligase, with amino-acid sequence MAQPSSFFITTPIFYVNDAPHIGHAYTEVAADVLARWHRQSGDDTWFLTGTDEHGQKILRTATANGVAPKEWADRLVETAWKPLLNTINISNDDFIRTTDQRHEEGVAKFLQKLYDDGHVYAGEFEALYCVGCEEFKPKSEIVDGTGAFEGEKVCAIHSKPLELLQEKNYFFRMSAFQERLLKLYEERPDFVQPASARNEVVAFVQQGLEDLSISRTSFDWGIPIPWDSSHVTYVWFDALLNYVTATGYGADEAEFERRWPGVHIVGKDILRFHAVIWPAMLMAAGLDVPESVYAHGWLLVGGEKMSKSKLTGIAPNEITDTFGADAFRYYFMRAISFGHDGSFSWEDLAARYQAELANGFGNLASRVLAMNAKYFEGKVPKSGTEEPADAEIRELAARAAATADKKMSAFAIHDAIAAVWELVDELNGYITDQEPWVLAKDEAKRARLGTVLYTATEGLRALAELLHPIIPEATAKLWTALGAEETLGALAEQPLREAGTWGRLAAGTELQPLAVLFPRIENEGDTK; translated from the coding sequence ATGGCACAGCCCTCTTCGTTCTTTATTACCACGCCGATTTTCTATGTGAATGACGCGCCCCATATTGGCCACGCATACACCGAGGTAGCCGCCGACGTGCTCGCGCGCTGGCATCGCCAGTCAGGCGACGACACCTGGTTCCTCACCGGCACCGATGAGCACGGCCAGAAGATTTTGCGCACGGCGACCGCGAACGGCGTCGCGCCCAAGGAGTGGGCGGATCGGCTGGTGGAGACGGCATGGAAGCCGTTGCTGAACACGATCAACATTTCGAACGACGACTTTATTCGCACGACTGACCAGCGCCACGAAGAGGGCGTCGCAAAGTTCTTGCAGAAGCTCTACGACGACGGCCACGTGTACGCCGGCGAGTTCGAGGCGCTTTACTGCGTCGGGTGCGAAGAGTTTAAGCCGAAGAGCGAGATCGTCGACGGCACTGGCGCGTTCGAGGGTGAAAAGGTTTGTGCGATCCACTCGAAGCCGCTCGAGCTACTGCAAGAGAAGAATTACTTCTTCCGTATGAGCGCGTTCCAGGAGCGACTGCTGAAGCTTTACGAAGAGCGACCCGACTTTGTGCAGCCCGCAAGCGCGCGCAACGAGGTCGTCGCGTTTGTGCAGCAGGGACTCGAAGACCTGTCGATTTCGCGCACCTCGTTTGACTGGGGCATTCCCATTCCGTGGGATTCGTCGCATGTCACGTACGTGTGGTTTGACGCGCTGCTCAACTATGTCACCGCGACCGGCTACGGCGCCGACGAGGCCGAGTTCGAGCGTCGCTGGCCCGGCGTGCACATTGTCGGCAAAGACATTCTGCGCTTTCACGCGGTTATCTGGCCTGCAATGCTCATGGCCGCTGGCCTTGATGTGCCAGAGAGCGTGTATGCGCACGGCTGGCTGCTTGTTGGTGGCGAGAAGATGTCGAAGTCGAAGCTCACGGGTATCGCTCCCAACGAGATCACCGATACCTTTGGTGCAGATGCGTTCCGCTACTACTTCATGCGTGCCATCTCATTCGGTCACGACGGTTCGTTCAGCTGGGAAGACCTCGCGGCTAGGTACCAGGCTGAACTCGCAAACGGCTTTGGTAACCTCGCAAGCCGCGTGCTCGCGATGAACGCGAAGTACTTCGAGGGCAAGGTGCCTAAGTCAGGCACAGAAGAACCCGCTGACGCAGAGATCCGTGAACTCGCGGCGCGGGCGGCCGCGACCGCTGACAAGAAGATGAGTGCGTTCGCGATCCACGACGCCATCGCGGCGGTGTGGGAACTGGTCGACGAGCTGAACGGCTACATCACCGATCAGGAGCCCTGGGTGCTTGCGAAGGACGAGGCGAAGCGTGCGCGTTTGGGAACCGTGCTCTACACGGCGACTGAGGGGCTGCGTGCGCTCGCAGAGCTGCTGCATCCGATCATTCCCGAGGCAACCGCGAAGCTGTGGACTGCGCTTGGCGCCGAAGAGACGCTCGGTGCGCTTGCGGAGCAACCGCTGCGCGAGGCTGGCACCTGGGGCAGGCTCGCAGCTGGCACCGAGCTGCAGCCGCTCGCCGTTCTGTTTCCACGCATCGAAAATGAGGGCGATACGAAGTGA
- a CDS encoding F0F1 ATP synthase subunit epsilon, whose protein sequence is MALNVKVVSATSEIWSGEATQVIANTLEGQIGILAGHQPVLAILAQGEVRVTTANGEKVTVNAEDGFLSVDHDAVTIVAGEAVLVS, encoded by the coding sequence ATGGCGCTCAACGTCAAGGTTGTTTCGGCAACGAGCGAGATCTGGTCTGGCGAAGCCACCCAGGTCATCGCGAACACGCTCGAGGGACAGATCGGTATTCTCGCCGGTCACCAGCCAGTACTCGCGATCCTCGCCCAGGGCGAGGTTCGCGTGACCACTGCGAACGGCGAGAAGGTCACCGTTAACGCGGAAGACGGATTCCTCTCCGTCGACCACGATGCGGTCACGATTGTCGCTGGCGAAGCGGTTCTCGTTTCCTAA
- a CDS encoding TatD family hydrolase gives MSAAPAGGLRKRSTVDGTPAEKKRDLTRPQAPDPLPIAVYDNHTHLEFEDGVDQLDPDESLDRAEAVGVRGVVQVGTDLETSRWGAQLAAHDSRVLAAVALHPNEAPKLFAEGKLSAHLSEISRLAAEPRVRAVGETGLDFFRTGEDGRDAQIESFETHIEIAKANNIALQIHDRDAHDEVVATLLRVGAPARTVFHCFSGDAGLARICNERGWYMSFSGTMTFKNAPALREALAVARPELVLVETDAPFLTPEPLRGRPNAPYLMPHTVRRIAETLDESLEDTCARLAANTERVYGSWADAEEAAA, from the coding sequence GTGAGTGCAGCGCCCGCGGGCGGTCTACGCAAACGCAGTACGGTCGACGGGACTCCCGCCGAGAAGAAGCGCGACCTTACGAGGCCGCAGGCCCCCGATCCACTGCCAATTGCGGTGTACGACAACCACACGCACCTCGAGTTCGAAGACGGGGTGGATCAGCTAGACCCTGACGAGTCTCTCGACCGTGCAGAGGCGGTCGGCGTGCGCGGGGTCGTGCAGGTGGGCACAGACCTTGAAACGAGCAGGTGGGGAGCGCAGCTTGCAGCACACGACTCGCGCGTGCTCGCCGCGGTTGCTTTGCACCCGAACGAGGCCCCCAAGCTGTTTGCCGAGGGAAAGCTGAGCGCGCACCTGTCGGAGATTTCGCGACTCGCGGCAGAGCCACGGGTTCGCGCGGTGGGGGAGACGGGCCTCGACTTTTTCCGCACTGGCGAAGATGGTCGCGACGCGCAGATCGAATCCTTCGAGACGCACATCGAGATCGCCAAGGCGAACAACATCGCCCTGCAGATTCACGACCGCGACGCGCATGACGAGGTTGTTGCGACGCTGCTTCGTGTTGGCGCCCCAGCGCGCACGGTGTTCCACTGCTTCTCCGGAGACGCGGGTCTCGCGCGCATCTGCAACGAGCGCGGCTGGTATATGTCGTTTTCTGGCACGATGACGTTCAAGAATGCGCCGGCGTTGCGCGAGGCGCTCGCCGTCGCGCGACCCGAGCTTGTGCTTGTGGAGACCGACGCACCCTTCCTCACTCCAGAACCACTTCGCGGGCGCCCGAACGCCCCGTACCTCATGCCGCACACGGTGCGCAGAATCGCAGAGACGCTCGACGAGTCACTTGAAGACACGTGCGCGCGGCTTGCTGCCAACACCGAGCGCGTATACGGCAGTTGGGCTGATGCCGAAGAGGCCGCAGCGTGA
- a CDS encoding YaaA family protein, whose translation MLVLLPPSETKRFGGRQLFSLSNLSYATRLEATRERVRDALIAVSRDEQSAVKALKLGVKNRDLREHNLQLETSGASAAIERYTGVLYDALDVESLTDLEREWVHQHVAIQSALFGLCSASDEIPAYRLSASSRLPEIGSALAKLWAPAHAGLLDGRPYVLDLRSKDYAALAPVKDLGASSNDFLEVVTRDGSGAVRALNHFNKAAKGDLVRRLALSSPSIGNREQLLDWALEHDLELTIGDDPHTLRLTTTQGAPAVSR comes from the coding sequence ATGCTCGTTCTGCTGCCGCCCTCTGAAACCAAACGTTTCGGAGGGCGGCAGCTTTTTTCGTTATCGAACCTTTCGTATGCAACCAGGCTTGAGGCCACCCGTGAGCGTGTGCGAGATGCGCTCATAGCAGTCAGTAGAGACGAGCAATCGGCAGTTAAAGCGCTGAAGCTCGGAGTGAAGAATCGAGACCTGCGCGAGCACAACCTGCAACTCGAAACGAGTGGGGCTTCTGCCGCCATCGAACGCTACACAGGTGTGTTGTATGACGCGCTCGATGTGGAGAGTCTCACTGACTTGGAACGCGAATGGGTACATCAGCACGTCGCGATACAGTCTGCTCTTTTCGGGCTGTGCAGTGCGAGTGATGAGATTCCGGCATATCGACTTTCAGCATCATCGCGACTGCCAGAAATCGGATCAGCACTTGCAAAGTTGTGGGCGCCAGCTCACGCAGGTCTGCTCGACGGCCGCCCGTATGTACTCGACCTCAGGTCAAAGGACTATGCTGCGCTTGCGCCAGTTAAAGATCTCGGCGCAAGCTCAAACGACTTTCTCGAGGTTGTTACTCGAGATGGGAGTGGTGCTGTGAGGGCACTGAACCATTTCAACAAAGCCGCCAAGGGGGACCTTGTGCGCAGGCTTGCACTGTCTTCCCCGTCTATCGGTAACCGCGAGCAACTACTCGATTGGGCGCTCGAGCATGATCTCGAACTCACGATTGGCGATGATCCACACACCCTTCGGCTGACCACGACGCAGGGCGCACCTGCCGTAAGCCGATAG
- a CDS encoding aminotransferase class III-fold pyridoxal phosphate-dependent enzyme — protein sequence MSADTLEAVITQERKVVTEIPGPKSREIHERRKAVIPPGVGTVFPIYVDRAHDSIVVDVDGNQLIDVCGGIGVMTIGHTDEAVLDAAREQMGKVTHTLFTMNAYEPYVRVAELLAEAVPSDETYKTLLMNSGAEAVENGVKIARKYTGRPGVAVLECAYHGRTMLTSSMNHKGAPYAYGYGPRAGDIYRAPNSYPLHDGLSGEEAAKRTIARLEKTAGAGDLACLIVEPIQGEGGFVVPAEGYLPALYTWCKENGIVFIADEVQAGMARTGTMFSIEQFGVKPDLVLSAKGIAGGFPLSGVTGRAEIMDKSLPGGLGGTFSGNPVSCAAAIAVFEQIDSLNLLDEAKRIERVFGDGLCQLQSEFDAIAEVRGKGAMLAIEITKPGTLEPDADRVQAIIDYAGKNGVILLAAGLYNQVIRFLPSLKMTDALIEDVLSVLREAFAATA from the coding sequence ATGAGTGCAGACACGCTGGAAGCAGTTATTACGCAGGAACGTAAGGTCGTCACGGAGATCCCTGGCCCGAAGTCACGGGAGATCCACGAGCGACGCAAGGCGGTCATTCCCCCAGGTGTCGGCACAGTATTTCCCATCTATGTGGATCGGGCGCACGACTCTATCGTCGTCGATGTCGACGGCAACCAGCTCATCGACGTGTGCGGTGGCATCGGAGTCATGACGATCGGCCACACTGATGAGGCCGTACTCGATGCTGCGCGCGAACAGATGGGCAAAGTAACCCACACGCTGTTCACCATGAACGCCTACGAGCCGTACGTGCGCGTGGCCGAACTACTCGCAGAGGCAGTGCCGAGCGACGAGACATACAAGACTCTCCTCATGAACTCGGGCGCTGAAGCGGTTGAGAATGGCGTGAAGATCGCGCGCAAGTACACTGGCCGCCCAGGCGTCGCCGTGCTCGAGTGCGCCTACCACGGTCGCACAATGCTCACGAGCAGCATGAACCACAAGGGCGCCCCATACGCCTACGGCTACGGCCCGCGCGCCGGAGATATCTACCGCGCCCCTAACTCGTACCCACTGCACGACGGGCTCTCGGGCGAAGAAGCGGCGAAGCGCACGATTGCCCGCCTCGAGAAGACGGCGGGCGCGGGCGACCTCGCTTGCCTCATTGTCGAACCGATCCAGGGCGAGGGCGGCTTCGTCGTTCCCGCCGAGGGTTACTTACCCGCGCTTTACACCTGGTGCAAGGAGAACGGCATTGTTTTCATTGCAGACGAGGTTCAGGCCGGTATGGCTCGCACCGGAACCATGTTCTCGATCGAACAGTTCGGTGTAAAGCCAGACTTGGTGCTGAGCGCGAAGGGCATCGCTGGCGGATTCCCGCTATCCGGTGTCACCGGCCGCGCCGAGATCATGGACAAGTCACTCCCGGGCGGGCTCGGCGGCACCTTCAGTGGTAACCCGGTCTCGTGCGCCGCTGCAATCGCCGTGTTCGAACAGATCGACTCGCTGAACCTGCTCGACGAAGCAAAGCGCATCGAGCGTGTGTTCGGTGACGGGCTGTGCCAACTGCAGTCTGAGTTCGATGCGATCGCCGAGGTTCGCGGCAAGGGTGCGATGCTCGCGATCGAGATCACGAAGCCCGGTACGCTCGAGCCAGATGCGGATCGAGTGCAGGCAATCATCGACTACGCGGGCAAGAACGGCGTGATTCTGCTGGCGGCGGGTCTCTACAATCAGGTGATCCGCTTCTTGCCGTCACTCAAGATGACAGACGCGCTCATTGAAGACGTGCTCAGCGTGCTTCGCGAGGCGTTTGCGGCGACGGCCTAG
- the rsmA gene encoding 16S rRNA (adenine(1518)-N(6)/adenine(1519)-N(6))-dimethyltransferase RsmA, translated as MTEALLGPVEVRELAERLGVSPTKKLGQNFVIDPNTVRKIVRLAGVEQGDSVIEIGPGLGSLTLGITEVGADVTAIEIDARLAAELPNTVRAMQPNASDRFRVIHTDALDLADHHLATLDANPTALVANLPYNVSVPILMHLLELIPELERGLVMVQAEVGYRIAAGPGSKEYGSPSAKAAWYGDWSIAGNVSRRIFWPVPGVDSVLVKFAKRSTPLGSETERARTFELVNAAFAQRRKMLRQALLPVLGQARTVETIESAGVAPTARAEQLSIDDFLAIARCEK; from the coding sequence GTGACCGAGGCGCTGCTCGGGCCGGTCGAGGTTCGTGAGCTTGCAGAGCGTCTCGGAGTCTCGCCGACGAAGAAGCTGGGTCAAAACTTCGTCATTGACCCAAACACTGTGCGCAAGATCGTGAGGCTTGCAGGGGTTGAGCAGGGTGACAGCGTCATCGAGATCGGTCCGGGGCTCGGGTCCCTCACCCTTGGAATCACCGAAGTCGGCGCTGATGTCACCGCGATCGAGATTGACGCGCGCCTCGCGGCAGAGCTTCCGAACACGGTGCGAGCAATGCAGCCGAACGCCAGCGACCGCTTTCGGGTGATCCACACCGATGCGCTCGACCTCGCAGACCACCATCTCGCGACGCTCGACGCGAACCCGACAGCGCTTGTCGCGAATTTGCCATACAACGTGTCGGTGCCGATTCTCATGCACTTGCTTGAGCTCATTCCTGAGCTCGAACGCGGGCTCGTGATGGTGCAGGCCGAAGTTGGCTACCGAATTGCTGCGGGCCCAGGCTCGAAGGAGTACGGCTCGCCGAGCGCAAAGGCAGCTTGGTACGGCGACTGGTCGATCGCTGGCAACGTGAGCAGGCGGATTTTCTGGCCGGTTCCCGGGGTGGACTCGGTGCTGGTGAAGTTCGCGAAGCGATCCACCCCGCTCGGCTCTGAGACTGAGCGCGCACGCACATTCGAGCTGGTCAACGCGGCGTTTGCGCAGCGTCGCAAGATGCTTCGGCAGGCGCTGCTGCCGGTGCTCGGGCAAGCGCGCACCGTAGAAACCATCGAGTCTGCGGGCGTTGCGCCGACCGCGCGAGCGGAGCAATTGTCGATTGATGATTTCCTTGCAATCGCTCGGTGTGAGAAGTAA
- a CDS encoding 4-(cytidine 5'-diphospho)-2-C-methyl-D-erythritol kinase has translation MNRGQRRSVTVRAPGKINVYFRVGALQHDGYHDVASLYQAVSLYEEVTATASDEFSVRFGGPIDTSGLATDDSNLAIRAAKLLAKHTGYGGGVDLTVLKRVPIAGGMGGGSADAAATLVACDELWGTDVGRTKLSELAAELGADVPFALEGGTAVGTGRGDELSPALAKGSFHWVLALSNAGLSTPEVYSMLDQHRDDHLNELGEQPEYVKVETAVLQAVRTGDAESLADSMHNDLQAAALRLAPELTELLELGESRGALAGIVSGSGPTVAFLVSNPQEASELKSLLTRSGVSALVVTGPVHGARVIEG, from the coding sequence ATGAATAGGGGTCAGCGGAGATCGGTGACGGTGCGTGCACCGGGCAAGATCAACGTGTATTTTCGCGTCGGTGCGCTGCAGCACGACGGGTACCACGACGTGGCTTCGCTCTACCAAGCGGTTTCGCTGTATGAAGAGGTCACGGCTACTGCGTCAGACGAGTTCAGCGTTCGTTTTGGCGGCCCCATCGACACTAGCGGGCTCGCCACCGATGATTCCAACCTCGCTATACGCGCTGCGAAACTGCTCGCCAAGCACACTGGGTACGGCGGCGGCGTCGATCTCACGGTGCTGAAGCGCGTACCTATCGCGGGTGGCATGGGCGGTGGATCGGCGGATGCCGCGGCGACTCTCGTCGCCTGCGATGAACTCTGGGGTACAGATGTGGGCCGAACGAAGCTTTCTGAGCTCGCCGCCGAGCTCGGGGCCGACGTACCCTTCGCACTCGAAGGTGGCACTGCTGTCGGAACCGGCCGTGGAGACGAGCTGAGCCCCGCACTCGCGAAGGGCTCATTTCACTGGGTGCTCGCACTCTCGAACGCGGGCCTAAGCACGCCTGAGGTGTACAGCATGCTCGATCAGCATCGCGACGATCACCTGAATGAGCTCGGTGAACAACCCGAGTACGTGAAGGTCGAGACCGCGGTGCTGCAGGCGGTGCGTACTGGCGATGCCGAGTCGCTCGCAGATTCCATGCACAATGACTTGCAGGCGGCGGCACTGAGGCTCGCCCCCGAACTCACTGAGCTACTTGAACTCGGAGAATCTCGTGGCGCGCTCGCGGGAATTGTGTCTGGCTCGGGGCCCACTGTCGCCTTTCTCGTGAGCAACCCGCAGGAGGCCTCGGAACTCAAATCGCTGCTCACTCGCTCAGGGGTGAGTGCTCTCGTGGTGACCGGGCCGGTGCATGGAGCAAGGGTCATTGAAGGGTAA
- a CDS encoding PP2C family protein-serine/threonine phosphatase: protein MGAGDEKVTVHGENASRRRLAFAEGGEPEIELSWYGITVVGNRRDANQDSFLTVPPVFAVADGMGGHSAGEVASAAVVRRLNELAGDLKVTDDDILELLTQAVDDIEIDAGDTELGAGTTVTGVVISAEDDAPVWKVFNIGDSRVYQYFKGALSQITVDHSVVQHLIDTGAITEEEAEVHPHANVITRAVGLGETPVPDHTTLALIPGQRLLICSDGLTKELTDIGIQYFLSTQPTAERAARTLVEQALGNAGRDNVTVIVIDVHAVGDVIDTGSLVQSGIALDLAEAGDAAEEEEEDISVVSVPSESPATEASATSDPGVTPEPEATSN from the coding sequence GTGGGTGCAGGAGACGAAAAGGTGACCGTTCACGGCGAGAATGCCTCGCGTCGGCGCTTGGCGTTTGCTGAAGGTGGCGAGCCCGAGATCGAGTTGTCTTGGTACGGCATCACTGTTGTCGGCAATCGTCGCGACGCGAACCAAGACAGCTTTCTCACCGTGCCCCCAGTTTTTGCAGTGGCAGACGGAATGGGCGGGCACTCAGCCGGCGAGGTCGCATCTGCTGCTGTCGTGCGTCGCTTGAACGAATTGGCGGGCGACCTGAAGGTCACCGACGACGATATTCTCGAGCTTCTCACCCAGGCTGTCGACGACATCGAGATCGATGCGGGCGACACAGAACTGGGCGCCGGAACGACAGTGACCGGTGTCGTTATTAGCGCAGAAGACGACGCGCCTGTATGGAAGGTTTTCAATATTGGTGACTCTCGGGTATATCAGTATTTCAAGGGCGCACTGAGTCAGATCACAGTGGATCACTCGGTCGTGCAGCACCTCATCGATACCGGTGCGATCACCGAAGAAGAAGCCGAAGTGCACCCGCACGCGAACGTAATTACGCGTGCCGTTGGGCTGGGGGAGACCCCGGTCCCAGATCACACGACACTTGCGTTGATTCCCGGCCAGCGTCTGCTCATTTGCTCAGACGGCCTCACCAAAGAACTCACAGACATCGGGATCCAGTATTTTCTTTCGACGCAACCGACCGCTGAGCGCGCAGCGCGAACACTCGTGGAGCAAGCACTCGGCAATGCGGGGCGCGATAATGTCACGGTGATTGTGATCGACGTACACGCTGTGGGCGACGTGATCGATACTGGCAGCCTTGTGCAATCAGGCATCGCGCTCGATCTCGCGGAAGCGGGTGACGCCGCAGAGGAAGAAGAAGAAGATATTTCGGTGGTCTCAGTGCCCAGCGAGTCTCCGGCCACTGAGGCGTCCGCCACTTCGGATCCCGGCGTGACGCCGGAACCCGAAGCAACTTCAAACTAG